The proteins below come from a single Oscillatoria sp. FACHB-1407 genomic window:
- a CDS encoding ATP-binding protein, whose protein sequence is MLRSHRPPSDPFKTHWISLTPRLISGGVIVISGLVLIGWFWNIDTLKSVLPTWVTMKANTAIAFLSAGVALGVVQHQIRQPTSTQLRAIAQGCAGATLMIGLLTVSQYLFHINLGIDQLLVVEPATAVGTSHPGRMAPLTAVSFILIGLALLFSSQRLQNFVQPIQAIVFTVGIIAFQALVGYAYKIEALYGISYYTQMAVHTALTFLLLCVGILYLYPNHGLVRILTSSTLAGFLGRRLFFSAMAIPLAVGWLVVQGQQMGFYTAKLGISLLVMLSVVTLALLVWWSITSLERIDAERLGTVQALQDSEASRRELAQVQEALRRSEAVFRSYFELSLVGIAVISPEKGWIEVNAELCRLLGYSEVELCQMTWVELTHPDDLQADLDCFNQVIAGEIEGYALDKRFIRKDGTVIHASMSTRCSRRPDGSVDYFVALVQDVSERVRNEAERRKAEAERVKLIQEQAARAEAEAANRMKDEFLAVLSHELRTPLNAVLGWTRLLRSRQFSPETTLEALETIERNAEVQAQLIDDILDVSRIIQGQLTLNLCLVDVGAVVEAAINSVRLVADAKAIAIHFSLVRDSQADPANTRSLVVSGDPKRLQQIFWNLLSNAIKFTDNGGRVEVSLEEVGHGASGLGDGRCEGENREEANQFQPTAHLQPPTLDSHAFAQITITDTGKGIHPDFLPHVFDRFRQADSSTTRTHGGLGLGLAIVHHLVELHQGTISVDSPGEGQGATFTVRLPLMDRPQSERDGLPEDMASYRPFESGYALPMNEPHWVSPTPVTSLATPSPEAQTQLQGLHVLVVDDDAETRKFLKLVLTQAGAIVTVVSSAVSALDLLDKVEADILVSDIGMPSVDGYELINTVRQRSAKEGGTIGAIALTSYAREEDRQRALQAGFQVHLTKPVEPEILVQAIATLASSTR, encoded by the coding sequence ATGTTGCGATCGCATCGCCCCCCCTCTGACCCCTTCAAAACGCATTGGATCAGCCTGACCCCCAGACTGATCAGTGGGGGGGTTATCGTCATTAGCGGTCTGGTCTTAATCGGTTGGTTTTGGAATATCGATACGCTAAAAAGTGTGTTGCCCACTTGGGTCACCATGAAAGCCAATACAGCGATCGCTTTTCTCAGTGCAGGGGTCGCTTTGGGGGTAGTCCAGCATCAGATACGGCAACCCACATCTACCCAATTGCGGGCGATCGCTCAGGGATGCGCCGGAGCGACGCTCATGATTGGTCTGCTGACGGTGAGTCAATACCTGTTTCACATTAATTTGGGCATCGATCAACTTTTAGTGGTTGAGCCTGCTACTGCCGTTGGCACGTCTCATCCAGGGCGCATGGCACCCCTGACTGCCGTTAGTTTTATCCTCATAGGGTTGGCATTGCTGTTTTCTAGTCAACGCCTGCAAAATTTTGTTCAACCGATTCAAGCGATCGTTTTTACGGTTGGCATTATTGCCTTTCAAGCCCTAGTTGGGTATGCCTACAAAATCGAGGCTCTCTACGGCATTAGTTATTACACGCAAATGGCAGTGCATACGGCACTGACTTTTTTGCTGCTGTGTGTTGGCATTTTGTACCTCTATCCCAATCATGGGTTAGTCCGTATTCTGACGAGTTCTACACTGGCGGGTTTTCTGGGACGACGGTTATTTTTCTCGGCGATGGCGATTCCCTTAGCCGTCGGTTGGTTGGTCGTTCAGGGACAGCAGATGGGCTTTTACACGGCTAAATTAGGCATTTCTCTGTTGGTTATGCTCAGTGTGGTGACCCTCGCACTTCTGGTCTGGTGGAGTATTACATCGTTGGAACGAATTGACGCTGAGCGGCTCGGTACGGTGCAGGCGTTGCAAGATAGCGAAGCGTCTCGGCGTGAGTTGGCTCAGGTGCAGGAGGCATTGCGCCGCAGTGAAGCCGTTTTTCGCAGCTATTTTGAATTGTCTCTGGTGGGCATTGCGGTTATCTCCCCTGAAAAAGGCTGGATCGAGGTCAATGCTGAGCTATGTCGCCTGCTTGGCTATTCTGAGGTGGAGTTATGTCAGATGACCTGGGTCGAGTTGACTCACCCTGATGATTTACAGGCAGACCTTGATTGTTTTAATCAGGTCATCGCTGGTGAGATAGAGGGGTATGCGCTCGACAAACGCTTCATCCGCAAGGATGGCACTGTCATTCATGCCAGTATGTCCACTCGATGTAGTCGTCGCCCTGATGGCTCTGTCGATTACTTTGTCGCCCTGGTGCAGGATGTGAGTGAACGGGTGCGCAATGAAGCAGAGCGGCGGAAAGCAGAGGCTGAACGGGTCAAACTCATTCAGGAACAAGCGGCTCGTGCTGAGGCTGAAGCGGCAAATCGGATGAAAGATGAATTTTTGGCGGTGCTGTCTCATGAGTTGCGGACGCCGCTAAATGCTGTTTTGGGCTGGACACGCCTGTTGCGATCGCGCCAGTTTAGCCCTGAAACAACGCTTGAGGCATTGGAAACCATTGAGCGCAACGCAGAAGTGCAGGCACAACTCATTGATGACATTCTCGATGTCTCACGCATTATTCAAGGGCAACTCACGCTCAACCTGTGTCTGGTGGATGTGGGGGCTGTAGTCGAAGCGGCTATTAATTCGGTGCGGCTAGTCGCTGATGCAAAAGCGATCGCCATTCATTTCAGTCTGGTTCGTGACTCCCAGGCTGACCCTGCCAATACTCGTTCGCTTGTAGTGTCAGGCGATCCAAAACGCTTACAGCAGATCTTCTGGAACTTGTTATCGAATGCCATTAAGTTTACCGATAACGGCGGACGGGTTGAGGTGAGCTTGGAAGAGGTAGGACATGGGGCGTCAGGCTTAGGAGATGGGAGATGTGAGGGAGAGAATAGGGAAGAAGCAAATCAGTTTCAACCCACAGCTCACCTTCAGCCTCCAACCCTCGACTCCCACGCTTTCGCTCAAATCACCATTACCGATACGGGCAAAGGCATTCATCCTGATTTTTTGCCTCACGTATTCGATCGCTTTCGGCAGGCAGACAGCTCCACGACCCGCACCCATGGCGGTTTGGGCTTAGGGTTGGCGATCGTACACCATCTGGTTGAGTTGCATCAGGGCACGATCTCGGTTGATAGCCCCGGTGAGGGACAGGGAGCCACGTTTACGGTCAGATTACCGCTGATGGATAGACCGCAATCGGAGCGCGATGGCCTCCCAGAAGACATGGCTTCCTATCGACCTTTTGAATCTGGCTATGCACTCCCGATGAATGAGCCGCACTGGGTGTCTCCAACTCCTGTTACTTCGCTGGCAACACCATCCCCTGAAGCTCAAACGCAGCTTCAAGGGCTGCATGTTCTTGTGGTTGATGATGATGCGGAAACACGCAAATTTCTCAAACTGGTTCTAACCCAGGCAGGGGCAATTGTGACGGTGGTATCGTCTGCGGTGAGTGCGTTAGATCTACTGGACAAGGTAGAAGCAGATATTTTAGTCAGTGATATCGGGATGCCCTCGGTGGATGGATATGAGCTAATCAACACGGTGCGACAACGGTCTGCCAAAGAGGGGGGTACGATTGGGGCGATCGCCCTAACCTCGTATGCCAGAGAGGAAGACAGGCAAAGGGCATTACAGGCTGGGTTTCAGGTACACTTGACGAAACCTGTTGAGCCTGAAATTTTGGTACAAGCGATTGCAACCCTTGCTTCTTCGACACGCTAG